The Styela clava chromosome 10, kaStyClav1.hap1.2, whole genome shotgun sequence genome window below encodes:
- the LOC120337553 gene encoding exocyst complex component 4-like translates to MDSSDGKARASVAGVGRAGFIRDPSGLLMSIIRTLASSDDDRQRDQEKERLEEAFTENDEKLDEMVAINYEELAKTIKQFGKIGERISESRSRIKHVKESLLQCKSLLHCRQDELRNLWKEGVKYKRVLQLLDDIEEVKAAPENIDQFMKQKYYLHATQLILKILRLLTHDLIKVEALNDIRNELLSRRVTMHEGFITELHKQLYFNSVKASDRDSEVKYDLNDVEKLEDVTKDPEKDPFRLMAILVLSLGLLGKIPDAIEATKVKMDRHINMIVTHTTVEITDLFYKQGDEGDNPERLLQLLEKLFEKFRCIASAHEHILHLISQSASKNSDGSMDVQLYDMEEVWSKIQSVLQAILQEYLDFDNASANSQLANTGFNDVQSGSFASHFSRKRATRPRVAKLFRFEASSHAISMNTYLREQRAEQRINAGTKDASTQELVDHNITAQKVCKPNSRNITLIFGPLNNFIKEIESEMHYSGGRKCLLNDFITDYIQNVFIRQIQYEMKKSFDASSKVTDPLKALMDTSSNKKLNSSCNSLLQSAVVVDQCMWDLHSLMTNLGGYHDQFLAMACSLLHEYKETLIQSYRGVVQPQSEDQRIISASWVREADSNKFLRNLENWAIVQRPVQKTNTHNKYSHQLLKDFYKEGQYFVSRVGDEPIPTGGFVEDVTDLTAIANLHESLQWFVKRLNLLLTEINPTAPQDTMLMLNQLCRDYNSMSEVCLLCLHIEVRIHCFYYLIPMCKKSNFDIRTIDNMERDAQVIKLASVISSMDEVFRSALQPHKQSYVFEGLGHMISAILIHGSRFINRITHSGIKRMCRNIFALQQVITHATMSRESHLDSARLYYEMLYHSVDDLQSIVVEQGVQFEEDDYVQAVELLHRSRPGSGSESTRLARIQRLREIIREQVHKSEQAAKLQLEEEDN, encoded by the exons GCGTAGCTGGTGTTGGTCGAGCTGGATTTATTAGAGATCCGTCAGGATTACTGATGTCCATTATTCGGACATTGGCATCAAGCGATGATGACCGTCAACGAGATCAAGAAAAAGAGAGATTGGAAGAAGCTTTCACTGAGAACGATGAAAAACTTGATGAAATGGTTgcaataaactatgaagaaCTTGCCAAGACGATCAAGCAGTTTGGAAAAATTGGCGAACGGATTTCTGAATCTCGTAGCCGCATAAAACATGTGAAAGAAAGCCTTCTTCAATGTAAATCTTTGTTACATTGTAGACAAGATGAGCTTCGTAATTTATGGAAGGAAGGTGTCAAGTATAAACGAGTTTTACAACTTCTCGATGATATTGAGGAGGTGAAAGCAGCCCCTGAGAATATCGATCAGTTCATGAAACAAAAGTATTACCTTCACGCTACTCAATTGATTCTAAAAATACTTCGTTTACTCACTCATGATTTAATTAAGGTTGAAGCCTTGAATGATATAAGAAATGAATTGTTGAGTCGCAGAGTAACAATGCATGAGGGCTTTATAACGGAGCTACACAAACAACTGTATTTTAATTCTGTGAAAGCAAGTGACAGAGATTCTGAagtgaaatatgatttaaacgaTGTTGAAAAGCTTGAAGATGTTACGAAAGATCCAGAAAAAGATCCGTTTCGTCTAATGGCAATATTGGTGCTTTCTCTCGGCCTTTTAGGCAAGATTCCAGATGCCATAGAAGCTACCAAAGTTAAAATGGATCGGCATATAAATATgattgttacacatactactgtAGAAATTACTGATCTTTTCTACAAGCAAGGTGACGAAGGAGATAACCCAGAACGTCTTTTACAATTATTAGAAAAGCTGTTTGAAAAGTTTCGATGCATTGCCAGTGCTCACgaacacatattacatttaATTTCTCAATCTGCGAGCAAAAATTCAGATGGTTCAATGGATGTCCAGCTTTATGACATGGAGGAGGTTTGGTCTAAAATCCAATCTGTGCTGCAAGCTATATTACAAGAGTATTTAGATTTTGACAATGCATCTGCTAATTCTCAACTAGCAAACACTGGTTTTAATGATGTACAAAGTGGCAGTTTTGCATCCCATTTTTCAAGAAAGCGTGCAACCCGTCCTCGTGTTGCTAAGCTTTTTCGTTTTGAGGCATCTTCTCATGCAATATCAATGAATACTTACTTACGTGAACAGAGAGCTGAACAAAGAATAAACGCTGGTACTAAAGACGCAAGCACTCAAGAACTAGTTGACCATAATATCACAGCTCAAAAAGTTTGCAAACCCAATTCAAGGAATATTACTCTCATTTTTGGACCTCTCAACAATTTCATTAAAGAAATTGAAAGTGAAATGCATTACTCCGGAGGGAGAAAATGTCTGCTCAATGATTTCATCACtgattatattcaaaatgttttcaTCAGGCAGATCCAATACgaaatgaagaaaagttttgACGCTTCAAGTAAAGTCACCGATCCCCTGAAAGCCCTTATGGATACATCTAGCAATAAAAAACTGAATTCATCTTGCAACTCATTACTTCAAAGTGCGGTTGTTGTTGATCAATGCATGTGGGACTTACATTCACTCATGACAAATTTAGGAGGATATCACGACCAGTTTTTGGCAATGGCTTGTTCTCTGTTACATGAATACAAGGAAACTTTGATTCAATCGTACAGAGGAGTAGTGCAACCACAGTCTGAAGATCAAAGAATTATCAGTGCTTCGTGGGTTCGGGAAGCCGATTCTAATAAATTCTTAAGAAATCTGGAGAATTGGGCAATCGTTCAACGACCCGTACAAAAAACGAATACTCATAATAAATACTCTCATCAGTTACTCaaagatttttataaagaaGGTCAATATTTTGTGTCGAGAGTAGGGGATGAACCAATACCAACTGGTGGATTTGTAGAAGATGTCACTGACCTTACCGCTATTGCAAATTTGCACGAAAGTTTGCAATGGTTCGTCAAACGACTTAATCTTCTGCTCACTGAGATTAATCCAACAGCTCCACAG GACACAATGCTTATGTTGAATCAACTCTGTAGAGATTATAATAGTATGAGTGAAGTGTGTTTATTGTGTCTTCATATTGAAGTTCGAATTCACTGTTTTTACTACTTGATTCCAATGTGTAAAAAGAGCAACTTTGACATCAGAACCATCGATAATATGGAACGGGATGCACAG GTCATCAAGCTTGCTTCAGTCATATCATCCATGGATGAAGTGTTTCGTTCTGCATTACAACCTCACAAACAGAGCTACGTATTTGAAGGACTGGGTCACATGATATCTGCTATCCTAATTCATGGATCAAGATTTATCAACAGAATTACACattctggaataaaaagaaTGTGCCG AAACATCTTCGCGTTACAGCAAGTTATCACACATGCTACTATGTCTCGAGAATCCCATCTAGATTCTGCAAGATTGTATTATGAAATGTTATATCATTCTGTTGATGACCTACAG AGCATAGTGGTCGAACAGGGAGTTCAATTTGAAGAAGATGATTATGTACAAGCTGTAGAATTACTGCACAGGAGTCGACCCGGTAGCGGAAGTGAAAGTACAAGACTTGCGAGAATTCAGCGGTTGAGAGAAATCATACGAGAGCAAGTTCATAAAAGTGAACAAGCTGCTAAACTTCAACTTGAAGAAGAAgataattaa